The following coding sequences lie in one Arachis ipaensis cultivar K30076 chromosome B03, Araip1.1, whole genome shotgun sequence genomic window:
- the LOC107629591 gene encoding uncharacterized protein LOC107629591 isoform X1, whose amino-acid sequence MERRVNNGSSAKNGQVLDGSNIMELVGNEAVFSNFVDHKFQELDRDRDGKLSVKELQPAVADIGAALGLPAQGSNPDSDHIYSEVLNEFTHGKQEKVSKSEFKEVLSDILLGMAAGLKRDPIVILRIDGEDLLEFLNGPSYEAEMASIFSQIGSPQKSLRHHIVEALSKLTVDQGIPPASDSWVFSNIVEPVLLSQGGPDWDKPLASENQETFLEGFKKVALSVAERLKEQPVIVAHSENTFDGSGVKRLLSNKFEFDKTLNSVVENLPKDKNGKISKEYLRLALDGVSPSAGLPPFGAIEEMDKVIGEVFKMMNADDAKMVKEDEFKKLLTEILGSIMLQLEGNPISVSSNSVVHEPLGSSSSLLKPSTTETAA is encoded by the exons ATGGAGAGAAGAGTGAATAACGGTTCATCAGCAAAGAATGGACAGGTTCTAGACGGTTCCAATATAATGGAGTTGGTTGGGAACGAGGCAGTGTTCAGCAACTTCGTGGACCATAAGTTTCAGGAGCTGGATAGAGACAgagatggcaagctttctgtGAAGGAACTTCAACCTGCTGTTGCTGATATTGGTGCTGCTCTTGGTCTCCCTGCTCAGGGTTCTAACCCTGATTCTGACCACATCTATTCTGAG GTGTTGAATGAGTTCACACATGGCAAGCAAGAAAAAGTGAGCAAGAGTGAGTTCAAGGAGGTTCTGTCAGACATTCTGTTGGGTATGGCTGCTGGTTTGAAGAGAGATCCAATTGTGATTCTACGCATTGATGGTGAAGATCTTCTTGAGTTTCTTAATGGCCCAAGTTATGAAGCTGAAATGGCATCCATATTCTCTCAGATTGGTTCCCCTCAAAAATCACTTCGTCACCAtatagttgaagctctttctaaACTCACTGTTGATCAAGGAATTCCTCCTGCTTCAGATTCTTGG GTGTTTAGCAACATTGTGGAACCTGTACTGTTATCTCAAGGTGGACCTGATTGGGATAAGCCTCTTGCTTCTGAAAATCAAGAGACATTTTTGGAGGGGTTTAAGAAAGTTGCATTAAGTGTAGCTGAACGGCTTAAGGAGCAACCTGTCATTGTTGCTCATAGCGAAAACACCTTTGATGGATCTGGTGTTAAGAGACTACTATCCAACAAGTTTGAATTTGACAAG ACTTTGAATTCAGTTGTAGAGAATTTGCCTAAAGATAAGAATGGAAAAATTTCAAAGGAGTATCTACGGCTAGCACTAGATGGAGTGTCTCCATCTGCTGGATTACCACCATTTGGTGCAATTGAAGAG ATGGATAAGGTTATTGGAGAAGTGTTCAAGATGATGAATGCAGATGATGCAAAGATGGTTAAAGAAGATGAATTCAAGAAACTGTTAACTGAAATACTAGGAAGTATTATGTTGCAGCTTGAGGGAAATCCCATATCAGTTTCTTCCAACTCTGTAGTGCATGAGCCTCttggttcttcttcttcacttctcAAGCCATCAACTACTGAAACAGCAGCATAA
- the LOC107629591 gene encoding uncharacterized protein LOC107629591 isoform X2, which yields MLLEKVLNEFTHGKQEKVSKSEFKEVLSDILLGMAAGLKRDPIVILRIDGEDLLEFLNGPSYEAEMASIFSQIGSPQKSLRHHIVEALSKLTVDQGIPPASDSWVFSNIVEPVLLSQGGPDWDKPLASENQETFLEGFKKVALSVAERLKEQPVIVAHSENTFDGSGVKRLLSNKFEFDKTLNSVVENLPKDKNGKISKEYLRLALDGVSPSAGLPPFGAIEEMDKVIGEVFKMMNADDAKMVKEDEFKKLLTEILGSIMLQLEGNPISVSSNSVVHEPLGSSSSLLKPSTTETAA from the exons ATGCTTTTAGAAAAA GTGTTGAATGAGTTCACACATGGCAAGCAAGAAAAAGTGAGCAAGAGTGAGTTCAAGGAGGTTCTGTCAGACATTCTGTTGGGTATGGCTGCTGGTTTGAAGAGAGATCCAATTGTGATTCTACGCATTGATGGTGAAGATCTTCTTGAGTTTCTTAATGGCCCAAGTTATGAAGCTGAAATGGCATCCATATTCTCTCAGATTGGTTCCCCTCAAAAATCACTTCGTCACCAtatagttgaagctctttctaaACTCACTGTTGATCAAGGAATTCCTCCTGCTTCAGATTCTTGG GTGTTTAGCAACATTGTGGAACCTGTACTGTTATCTCAAGGTGGACCTGATTGGGATAAGCCTCTTGCTTCTGAAAATCAAGAGACATTTTTGGAGGGGTTTAAGAAAGTTGCATTAAGTGTAGCTGAACGGCTTAAGGAGCAACCTGTCATTGTTGCTCATAGCGAAAACACCTTTGATGGATCTGGTGTTAAGAGACTACTATCCAACAAGTTTGAATTTGACAAG ACTTTGAATTCAGTTGTAGAGAATTTGCCTAAAGATAAGAATGGAAAAATTTCAAAGGAGTATCTACGGCTAGCACTAGATGGAGTGTCTCCATCTGCTGGATTACCACCATTTGGTGCAATTGAAGAG ATGGATAAGGTTATTGGAGAAGTGTTCAAGATGATGAATGCAGATGATGCAAAGATGGTTAAAGAAGATGAATTCAAGAAACTGTTAACTGAAATACTAGGAAGTATTATGTTGCAGCTTGAGGGAAATCCCATATCAGTTTCTTCCAACTCTGTAGTGCATGAGCCTCttggttcttcttcttcacttctcAAGCCATCAACTACTGAAACAGCAGCATAA
- the LOC107629590 gene encoding rop guanine nucleotide exchange factor 1 yields the protein MGSVSSEDGSDQQSDRCGSYSLSADVSESESCSSFCGRRFDADGGASSSANLSPRPVGGAAVPAGGHFHFPSQVMLPVIGGKDVVVWDHKPEKRDLDLSEVEMMKERFAKLLLGEDMSGGGKGVCTALAISNAITNLSATVFGELWRLEPLAPQKKAMWRREMEWLLCVSDSIVELVPSVQQFPGGGTYEVMATRPRSDLYINLPALKKLDGMLLGMLDGFQDTKFWYVDRGILLGDSKECDDAYSPGRGRTSVRQEEKWWLPSPKLPPNGLCEDDRKRLQQCRDCTNQILKAAMAINSSVLAEMEIPGAYIESLPKNGKACLGEIIYRYITADQFSPECLLDCLDLSSEHHTLDVANRIEAAVHVWRLKDHKKHLNTVKARRSWGGKVKGLVADGGGDKNHSLAQRADTLLQSLKHRFPGLPQTALDMAKIQYNKDVGQSILESYSRVMESLAFNIMARIDDVLYVDDSIKRCAAAESISLFNRGGFGGLPIQKRMTPSPFSIQHTPYASPPFATPSFCSSSPITGSPCSPRRMHTAKRNGPKDTTDSTKSEKAASAEFERVWSYTGNLSARRMSSDAPERD from the exons ATGGGGAGCGTTTCTTCTGAAGATGGTTCCGACCAGCAAAGTGACCGTTGCGGCAGTTACAGTCTCAGTGCTGACGTCAGCGAGTCCGAAAGCTGCAGCAGCTTCTGTGGACGTCGTTTTGATGCCGACGGTGGAGCTTCCAGCTCCGCCAACTTGTCTCCGCGTCCTGTCGGTGGAGCTGCTGTTCCCGCCGGCGGTCACTTTCACTTTCCGTCGCAGGTCATGCTTCCCGTCATAGGAGGAAAAGACGTGGTGGTTTGGGATCACAAGCCAGAGAAAAGAGACCTTGATTTGTCAG AAGTGGAAATGATGAAGGAGAGGTTTGCTAAATTGCTTCTTGGAGAGGACATGTCTGGTGGAGGAAAAGGAGTATGCACTGCTCTTGCAATCTCTAATGCAATAACCAATCTCTCTG CAACTGTGTTTGGCGAGTTATGGAGGTTAGAACCGCTGGCACCTCAGAAGAAGGCCATGTGGCGTAGGGAAATGGAGTGGCTTCTATGTGTGAGTGATTCCATTGTGGAGCTTGTGCCTTCTGTGCAGCAGTTCCCCGGTGGCGGAACGTATGAGGTCATGGCGACGCGGCCTCGATCCGATTTGTACATCAATCTACCGGCTCTGAAGAAGCTAGATGGAATGCTGCTTGGTATGCTTGATGGATTTCAGGATACAAAGTTTTGGTATGTTGATAGGGGAATACTATTGGGTGATTCCAAGGAATGTGATGATGCATATTCGCCCGGAAGGGGTAGGACTTCTGTTAGGCAAGAGGAGAAATGGTGGCTTCCATCTCCTAAGCTTCCACCAAATGGATTGTGCGAGGATGATAGGAAAAGGCTGCAGCAGTGCAGGGATTGTACAAATCAGATATTAAAGGCTGCCATGGCAATCAACAGTTCCGTTCTTGCTGAAATGGAAATTCCTGGTGCATATATTGAATCATTACCAAAG AATGGAAAAGCTTGTCTGGGGGAGATAATCTATAGATACATTACTGCTGATCAATTCTCGCCTGAATGTCTCCTTGATTGCCTGGATCTATCTTCGGAGCATCACACTCTGGATGTAGCTAATAGAATTGAGGCTGCCGTTCATGTATGGAGGTTGAAGGACCACAAAAAACATCTAAATACAGTTAAAGCCAGACGCTCCTGGGGTGGAAAGGTGAAGGGCCTTGTTGCTGATGGTGGTGGTGATAAGAACCATTCTTTAGCCCAACGAGCTGATACCCTTCTGCAAAGCTTGAAACACAGATTTCCGGGGCTCCCTCAAACTGCGCTAGACATGGCCAAGATACAATATAATAAG GATGTAGGACAGTCTATTCTTGAGAGTTATTCCAGGGTCATGGAAAGCTTGGCATTCAACATAATggcaaggatagatgatgtccttTATGTCGATGATTCCATAAAGCGATGCGCAGCCGCAGAGTCTATCTCTCTTTTCAACCGGGGAGGTTTCGGTGGTCTTCCAATCCAGAAAAGAATGACTCCAAGTCCCTTCTCAATTCAACACACCCCATATGCCTCTCCTCCATTTGCAACCCCATCATTTTGTTCATCCTCACCCATTACCGGTAGCCCTTGCAGTCCAAGAAGGATGCATACTGCGAAGAGGAATGGACCAAAGGACACAACAGATTCTACTAAGTCCGAAAAGGCAGCCTCGGCCGAATTTGAGAGGGTCTGGTCATACACAGGGAACCTTAGTGCAAGAAGAATGTCTAGTGATGCTCCAGAAAGAGACTGA